Proteins co-encoded in one Deinococcus aerius genomic window:
- a CDS encoding glutaredoxin family protein, whose translation MPEITLYTVPNCADCHAVKRLLTHHGAAFTEKNVRGDPEAVAEMQAKANVRIAPVTLIGEQAFYGPFDDQRPRILTALQGSRE comes from the coding sequence ATGCCCGAGATCACGCTCTACACCGTCCCGAACTGCGCGGACTGTCATGCTGTCAAGCGGCTGCTGACCCACCATGGCGCTGCCTTCACCGAGAAGAACGTGCGGGGGGACCCGGAAGCCGTGGCGGAAATGCAGGCCAAGGCAAACGTCCGCATCGCCCCCGTCACGTTGATCGGCGAGCAGGCCTTTTACGGCCCCTTCGACGACCAGCGCCCCCGGATTCTGACGGCCTTGCAGGGTTCCCGTGAGTGA